In Xiphophorus maculatus strain JP 163 A chromosome 18, X_maculatus-5.0-male, whole genome shotgun sequence, a single genomic region encodes these proteins:
- the LOC102235283 gene encoding N-acetyllactosaminide beta-1,3-N-acetylglucosaminyltransferase 2 has translation MRFNQRLFAMVLSVSLLILFYLTISLEKINTTRVANFSKQVNFTSSPVNPHTPVISEDLRKIIPQDVTYWNRLFYSAVTNIEDNDNPSRRAYPWSACKEENQEVLRINVHDFDSYPPLFQTYLKGINCRSPPILINQLRKCNNHTFLLFAIKSSPANFERRQAVRDTWGRDGVYQNGRRVRSVFFLGNYQPDDPNLGALLSFEAKHFGDILQWDFHESLLNLTLKMDMFLQWTVKHCPLVSFVFSGDDDVFVNTDGLIRYLESLDASQASQLYVGHVLESASPIRDPRSKYYIPPTFYSGPYPAYTGGGGFVISGELIQSLSFVSKLFPLFPIDDVYMGLCMKALGITPKRHEGFQTFDIRKQDRGNVCVQKQNLLIHQRSPREIEVMWKNIHNPLVSC, from the coding sequence ATGAGGTTTAATCAAAGACTCTTTGCCATGGTCCTCTCTGTTTCACTTCTGATCCTCTTCTACTTGACCATAAGTCTAGAGAAGATCAATACCACCAGAGTAGCAAACTTCTCAAAGCAGGTGAACTTCACATCATCCCCTGTGAACCCTCACACCCCAGTGATTTCTGAAGACTTGAGGAAGATCATCCCTCAAGACGTTACGTACTGGAACCGCCTGTTTTACTCGGCAGTGACGAACATTGAGGATAATGACAACCCTTCCAGGAGAGCGTACCCCTGGTCGGCCTGCAAGGAGGAGAACCAGGAGGTTCTGAGAATAAACGTTCATGACTTTGATTCCTACCCTCCACTATTCCAGACTTACCTGAAGGGCATAAACTGCAGATCTCCTCCGATCCTTATCAACCAGCTCAGGAAGTGCAACAACCACACCTTCCTGCTTTTTGCTATCAAGTCATCCCCCGCAAACTTCGAGAGGAGACAGGCGGTGCGGGACACTTGGGGTCGAGATGGGGTGTACCAGAACGGGCGGAGGGTGCGCTCGGTGTTCTTCCTTGGCAACTACCAGCCCGATGACCCAAACCTTGGCGCACTGCTGTCGTTCGAAGCCAAACACTTTGGAGACATCCTGCAGTGGGACTTCCACGAGTCCCTCCTGAACCTGACCCTCAAAATGGACATGTTTCTCCAGTGGACAGTGAAACACTGTCCACTGGTGTCCTTCGTCTTCAGTGGGGACGATGATGTTTTTGTCAACACTGACGGACTGATCCGATACCTGGAGTCTTTAGACGCCTCTCAGGCATCTCAGCTGTATGTTGGACACGTCTTGGAATCAGCAAGTCCAATCAGGGACCCAAGAAGCAAATACTACATTCCTCCGACCTTCTACAGCGGGCCCTACCCTGCGTACACAGGTGGAGGAGGGTTTGTCATCTCCGGAGAGTTGATACagtctctttcttttgtttcgAAGCTGTTTCCTCTGTTCCCCATAGACGATGTTTACATGGGTTTGTGCATGAAGGCACTTGGAATCACCCCCAAGCGGCATGAAGGATTTCAGACCTTTGACATCAGGAAACAAGACCGCGGAAATGTTTGTGTCCAGAAGCAGAATCTCCTCATACACCAACGATCCCCAAGGGAGATTGAAGTAATGTGGAAGAACATCCACAACCCCCTGGTGTCTTGTTGA
- the bckdha gene encoding 2-oxoisovalerate dehydrogenase subunit alpha, mitochondrial translates to MAAVSGMSRISGLCRHAVRQTAALKTPRLLQRRSFIVTAVQQQQQPFDSSLEKPQFPGASAEFVDRLEFIQPNVISGIPVYRVMDRQGNIINPSEDPQLSKETVLNFYQKMTLLNTMDRILYESQRQGRISFYMTNYGEEGTHIGSAAALESNDLVFGQYREAGVLMYRGFPLDLFMAQCYANADDLGKGRQMPVHYGCKDLHFVTISSPLATQIPQAAGAAYALKRENMNRAVICYFGEGAASEGDAHAGFNFSATLECPLIFFCRNNGYAISTPTNEQYRGDGIAARGPGYGMLSIRVDGNDVFAVYNATKEARRRAVAENQPFLIEAMTYRIGHHSTSDDSSAYRSVDEVNYWDKQDHPISRLRHYMTARGWWSEDDERSWRKQSRKTVMEAFEKAERRLKPNPELLFTDVYQEMNPTLAKQRESLFRHIQQYKEHYPLDLYEK, encoded by the exons ATGGCGGCTGTTAGCGGTATGAGCAGAATATCTGGGTTATGTCGTCATGCTGTTCGGCAAACGGCTGCACTGAAGACGCCGAGGCTGCTGCAGCGTCGGTCCTTCATAGTTACT gctgtacagcagcagcagcagcccttTGACTCGTCTCTGGAAAAGCCCCAGTTTCCTGGCGCCTCAGCAGAGTTTGTGGACCGTCTTGAATTCATTCAGCCCAATGTTATTTCTGGGATTCCCGTGTACCGGGTGATGGACAGGCAGGGCAACATAATCAACCCCTCTGAGGACCCCCAG CTCTCCAAAGAGACGGTTCTAAACTTCTACCAGAAAATGACGCTGCTGAACACGATGGACCGGATTCTCTACGAGTCTCAGAGACAG ggtCGAATCTCCTTCTACATGACCAACTACGGAGAGGAGGGGACGCACATCGGCAGCGCTGCAGCTCTCGAGTCTAATGATTTGGTTTTTGGTCAATACAGAGAAGCTG GAGTGCTGATGTACCGCGGTTTCCCCCTGGATCTGTTCATGGCTCAGTGCTACGCCAACGCCGACGACCTTGGGAAGGGCCGCCAGATGCCTGTCCACTACGGCTGCAAAGATCTGCACTTCGTCACCATCTCGTCTCCTCTGGCCACGCAGATTCCTCAGG CGGCGGGAGCTGCGTACGCGCTGAAGAGGGAGAACATGAACCGCGCGGTGATCTGTTACTTCGGGGAGGGAGCGGCCAGCGAAGGGGACGCACACGCCGGCTTCAACTTCTCAGCGACCCTCGAGTGTCCGCTGATCTTCTTCTGTCGCAACAACGGCTACGCGATCTCCACCCCGACCAACGAGCAGTACAGAGGCGACGGCATCG ctGCTAGAGGGCCTGGTTATGGCATGCTGTCCATCCGTGTCGATGGAAACGACGTGTTCGCCGTCTACAACGCCACAAAGGAAGCGCGGCGCAGGGCTGTGGCTGAAAACCAGCCTTTCCTTATCGAGGCGATGACTTACAG AATCGGGCATCACAGCACCAGCGACGACAGCTCGGCCTACCGCTCCGTGGACGAGGTGAACTATTGGGACAAGCAGGACCACCCCATCTCCCGGCTCAGGCACTACATGACGGCGCGCGGCTGGTGGAGCGAGGACGACGAGCGCAGCTGGAGGAAACAGTCACGCAAGACTGTGATGGAGGCGTTTGAGAAGGCGGAGAGGCGCCTGAAGCCCaacccagagctgctgtttacCGACGTCTACCAGGAAATGAACCCCACCCTGGCCAAGCAGAGAGAGTCCCTCTTCAGGCACATCCAGCAGTACAAAGAGCACTACCCCCTCGACCTGTACGAGAAATAA